Proteins from a genomic interval of Bacteroidales bacterium:
- a CDS encoding glycosyltransferase family 4 protein yields MKVLYLGPSIYLPKHASFKDCSSGFDMMVYDIIENISNDPDNNVIVLTLKLTEEFEHKKITFLSHTKKDIIRNIKFKNVIEAVKSFFIFKQPFSERVKTAVYHLNIGYIEKVIKLQKPDIIHIHGITKDAISQFNTCLKTGVPFIVTLHGLIGLSDTIKIPDFYKKLEYKLLKKAAQNNVPVTVISQGMINRISEKYNLSTDNIHLISNGVKINKVDKTNTIDIKKEYNINDSKKIILCIGSVTENKNQLQIVDAVELLPDEIKNKFLILIIGSDMLDGALEKRISEKKLDDYIKYAGFIEKNMIWNYYEQGDYVLLASKNEGFGLSIAEGFFHGLPTITFSDLDAIPDLYNEKVMMLAYDRTTESLTNAINQAISKNWDKEYIKQYACKFSYNNMIRKYQQLYDLLVNK; encoded by the coding sequence ATGAAAGTTTTATATCTGGGCCCCAGCATCTATCTACCTAAACATGCATCGTTTAAGGACTGTTCGTCGGGATTTGATATGATGGTTTATGATATAATCGAAAATATATCCAATGATCCGGATAATAATGTAATTGTATTAACTTTAAAACTCACTGAAGAATTTGAACACAAAAAAATAACTTTCCTATCCCATACTAAAAAAGATATTATACGAAATATAAAATTTAAAAATGTAATTGAAGCCGTAAAGTCTTTTTTTATATTTAAACAACCATTTTCAGAAAGAGTAAAAACCGCCGTTTATCATTTAAATATAGGATATATAGAAAAGGTAATAAAATTACAGAAACCGGATATTATTCATATACACGGTATTACAAAAGATGCTATATCACAATTTAATACCTGCTTAAAAACGGGTGTACCTTTTATAGTAACTTTGCATGGATTGATAGGCTTAAGCGATACAATAAAAATACCTGATTTTTATAAAAAACTTGAATATAAATTATTAAAAAAAGCCGCACAGAATAATGTGCCGGTTACCGTTATAAGTCAGGGAATGATAAATAGAATTTCCGAAAAATATAATTTAAGCACAGATAATATTCATCTGATCTCGAACGGAGTAAAAATAAACAAGGTAGATAAAACAAACACAATAGATATAAAAAAAGAATACAATATTAATGATTCTAAAAAGATAATTTTATGTATCGGCAGTGTAACCGAAAACAAAAACCAACTGCAAATTGTAGATGCGGTAGAATTATTACCGGATGAGATCAAAAATAAATTTCTGATATTAATTATAGGATCAGACATGTTGGATGGAGCATTAGAAAAAAGAATTTCGGAGAAAAAGCTTGATGATTACATAAAATACGCCGGTTTCATAGAAAAAAATATGATATGGAATTATTATGAGCAAGGAGATTATGTTTTATTGGCAAGTAAAAATGAGGGCTTTGGACTTTCAATAGCAGAAGGGTTTTTTCATGGTTTACCTACTATCACTTTTTCGGATTTGGATGCTATTCCGGATTTGTATAATGAAAAAGTAATGATGTTAGCGTATGATCGAACAACAGAAAGCCTAACAAATGCTATTAATCAAGCAATCAGCAAAAACTGGGATAAAGAATATATTAAACAATATGCCTGCAAATTTTCTTATAATAATATGATTCGGAAATACCAACAATTATATGATTTATTAGTAAATAAATAA
- a CDS encoding nitroreductase family protein encodes MQTIIRKLLPAGLRKFLRKINNKITAKKYYNYDLKRYLKYSSLNNNTDDPEKLIRSIMLSYHIIEKGLTMPETKLGFGKDVVKILTNNVQDYIAKYGSNNIQLIHAQGVLNEYIHFHINNNYTPDKDLSEQISKINILIGNEYRTNQRVISNQEYFNKLDMPFPDFSQSRHSIRNFTSENIDTDLIIKSIDLARNTPTACNRQPAKVHIYEDKERIKKILDLQGGSRGFSHLVNVLLIISVKLDGFGTLRERNAPYIDGGFFSMNLLYALHYHKIGVCTLNCSNTPDKDKLLRELSEIPDNEEFVVMLACGNVPDSFKIASSPRNNLTDYYSFHKI; translated from the coding sequence ATGCAAACGATAATCAGAAAATTATTACCCGCAGGATTACGAAAATTTCTAAGGAAGATTAATAACAAAATCACTGCAAAAAAATATTATAATTATGATCTGAAAAGATATTTAAAATATTCTTCTCTTAACAATAATACCGACGATCCTGAAAAACTGATCCGTTCCATAATGCTGTCATATCATATAATAGAAAAGGGACTGACAATGCCCGAGACTAAATTAGGATTTGGGAAGGATGTTGTTAAAATATTAACAAACAATGTACAGGATTATATTGCTAAATATGGTAGCAACAATATTCAACTAATACATGCACAAGGCGTTTTGAACGAGTATATACATTTTCATATAAATAACAACTATACTCCGGATAAAGACCTGTCGGAACAAATATCAAAAATAAATATTTTAATTGGAAATGAATACCGTACAAATCAGAGAGTTATAAGTAATCAGGAATATTTCAATAAACTGGATATGCCTTTTCCCGATTTCTCTCAAAGCAGGCATTCAATAAGAAATTTTACTTCGGAAAACATTGATACTGATCTTATAATCAAATCTATTGATTTGGCGAGGAATACACCAACCGCCTGTAATCGTCAACCTGCCAAAGTACATATTTACGAAGACAAAGAAAGAATAAAGAAAATCTTGGATTTGCAAGGAGGTTCCAGAGGATTTTCACATTTGGTTAATGTCTTACTTATTATATCGGTAAAATTGGATGGTTTCGGAACATTGAGAGAAAGAAATGCTCCATATATCGACGGAGGTTTTTTCTCAATGAATTTATTATATGCACTTCATTACCATAAAATAGGAGTGTGTACATTAAATTGCAGTAATACTCCCGACAAAGATAAACTATTAAGAGAGCTATCGGAAATACCGGATAACGAAGAATTCGTAGTAATGTTAGCTTGCGGAAATGTTCCCGACTCTTTTAAAATTGCTTCTTCACCGCGTAATAACTTAACAGACTATTATTCATTCCATAAAATATAA